ACAGTGGAGCAAACGCCATCTTTAGAACATCCACATGACTGATCTCCCCCCCGTTTTGCCCGTACGCCCCCGTCGCAGTCTGCGCCCGCTTTGGATCGGACTGATGTACGGGAGCGTCGTTCTCACCGCGACTGGCGTCATTGGCGGCACAATCCGCTTCAGCATGCGGAAGGTGCTCTTTGACGATGTGCACGAGTATCTGCGCTCCACCGCTGAGACCGCGGCGTCGCTCGTCGACGGGGAGTTGCACGCGGGGTTGCGTGCGCGGGAACAAGAATCCAGTGCGGCATACATCGAAGCCGTGCGCCCCTTACAGCATTTGCTTGACGGCAACCCGTCCATCAAACGCGTCGTCACGGGCGTGGTGGTGGGCGACTCCATTCGATTCATTCTGGACGCCACGCCGCGCGGCAAGCTCTCCGCCGACGGCGTAGAGGAGCACGTCGAACTCGGTCGCATGGATGTCGCGCCACCGCAGCTGCTCCAGATGTGGAAGGATCGTACGGTTGTCGTAGAGCCAATGCCCCGCCCCGCGGATTGGGCCAGGGGGGTGCGCGCCAATGCGCCGATTCTCACCAAGGACGGCCGCATTACGGGATTTGTTGGGATCACGCTTAGTGTCGATCGTTACGACGATCGGATTGGGCGCCTCGACCGCATCGTGACCATCGGCATCACCGTCGGTGTGTTGCTCGCGCTCATCAGTGGCTTTGCCGCGTACCGTGTGGAGCGCTCGCGCGTGGACGCCGAAACGGAACTCACCGCCGCCAAGATGGCGGCCGAGGCGAGCGCCCGCGCCAAAGGTGAGTTCCTGGCCAATATGAGCCACGAAATTCGCACGCCACTCCACGGCGTGCTCGGAATGAGCGAAGCGCTGCTCGCGTCGGCGCATACGGAAGCGGATCGCCGGTCGCTTGAAGTCATCAACAAGTCCGCGTCGTCGTTGCTCGGCATTCTCAACGACATTCTGGACTACTCCAAACTCGAAGCGGGCCGCGTGGACTTGGTGAACGCGCCGTTCGATCCGCGCGCGTTGCTCGACGATGTGTCGGACCTCTTTGCCGTGAAGGCCGAAGAACAAGGGCTCGACATTGCCGTGCGCGAAACCATCCGCGCCGAGCGCTGGCCGGTGGGCGACGCCGCGCGACTCAAACAGGTGCTACTCAATCTGGTCGGCAACGCGGTGAAGTTCACCGAACACGGCGCGGTGCGCGTGGACCTCGAGACGGTGATGATTGGTCGGCAGACCATCGCACTGCGCGTCGGGGTGAAGGACACCGGCATCGGCATTTCGCCCGAAGTGCAGCAGCGACTCTTTGAACAGTTTCAGCAAGGCGAAGCGTCCACCGCCCGGCGCTTTGGCGGCACCGGGCTTGGACTGGCCATTTCACGGCAACTCGTGATTCTCATGGGCGGGACGCTCTCGGTAAAGAGCACGCCTGGCACGGGCACGGAGTTCACCGTCGATCTGCAGTTGCCCGCCGCCGCGACCGCGCGCGAGGTGCCACTCCACGGGCGTCTCCCCAATACGGCGCGCGCCCTTATTTGCTGCGCGTCGGCGCTCACGCGCGACGCTCTGTCAGAAATGTTGGGCCGTGCCGGCATCGCCGCCGAGATGGCACCCGACCTCGACGCCATGCGCGCGACGCTCGCCAGTGGACGACGGTTTACGGTGCTCATTGCCGATGCACCCGCACAGCCCGACAGCTCGCCGCCCCTGATTGATCCGTCGCTCGAGCATCCGCCGCTGGTACTGCTCAGTGGCTTGCATCAGCCGCTCAATAACTCGCAGCTCTCGGCGCTTGGCTCGGAGGCGCAGTTGCGGCGCCCCGTGCGCGAAGACCATTTGCAATCGCTCCTCGACGAGCTGGCCGACGGTCGAGTGCGCGCTGTCGTGGTGCCGCGAGTCGAGCCCTCCGAACCTGCCTCCGAACCTGCCTCCGGACGTGCCGCCGAGCCCGCCACGGAGCCGATAAAGGCACCAGCGCCACCGGTCACCGCAAAGTCCGGCAAAGTACCAGCGGCCGTCGCCGCACCGTCCGCGGACCGCCCGCGCATTCTCGTGGTGGACGATGTTGAGCTCAACCTGATGGTCGCCCGTGCGATGCTCGGCTCTATCGGTGCCGAAGTTATTTCGGCCAACGGAGGCGGCGTGGCGCTCGACCTGCTCGCCAAGCAGAAATTTTCGCTCGTGTTCATGGACTGCCACATGCCGGAGATCGACGGCTACGAAGTCACGCGCCGAGTACGCGGCGCGGCCGGTATCAACCAGACCACGCCGATCGTCGCGCTCTCTGCGAGTGCGTTTGCAGAAGACCGTCAGCGCGCGCTGGATTCTGGAATGAACGACTTTGCGCCGAAGCCGATTGAACTCAACGGCCTCCGATTCGTCCTCGAGCGTTGGATTCCCGGCTACGCCACGTCGGCGACCCCAGCGGCCCCGGCGACCGCCAAACCAAAGAGCTGACCGCGCGCCACGGCCGCGCGCGTGTGCGTGTGCGTGTGCGGTCACCCGCTACATCAGTATTCTACGGTGCGCCAGGAAAGTCGCGCAGCAACCGCGCGATGCCGCGCCGAATCACTGCCTCGCTCGACGAACGATCCGTCACCTCGGCGGCGATGTGCCCGCGCCAGGCCAACTTGAGCGCCGGCTGCGTGAGAAAGTCGAGCATCAACGATCCCTCGGCGTAGGGCACCTCACGGAGTGAGGCTTCGGGCGCACCCCAAAAGCCCCACGACATCACCCCATCGATGCACGGTTTGCCATCGCACGCCGGCACGCTGCGCAGGGTGTCCACGCGCTGCTGTACGCCGATGTGGTAGTGCACCACCAACTGCGCCCGGTCAAAGGCAACACGCTGAAAACCACGGAGCGCCAACTCCGCGTCGATGGCACGCACGATGCGCGCGCGCACGCTGTCGTTCACCTCACGCGCGTCGCGCTCAGCCGCGGTGCGCGGACCATCGACGGCGCCCCACGCATACGTGGTGCGCGGATAGATCGGGAGCGACGCGTCGCGCGTGATCGTCACGGCGGGGCCGCACGCGGCGACCGCGGCGACGGCGGCGACCGCAACCAAGGTGAGCACCAATCGAGAGGTCGTCATAGTCCGCTCCCCACATGACAAAGGATACACCCTACCCTCCACCCGCCAGTCACTCCCATCAGATGAAGTGCCACGGCGCCGAAGCACACCCCCAAGTTGCCCCAGCGGGCAGGCACGCGGGAGCGGCATTCCCCTCGTATTGTGTCGGGTTTTTTCGTCCGATCGCCGGATTTCACTCCAGCCGAGCGTGCGCAAGGACGATACTAAACCAAATGGAGCTTTTCTTCGCACGGCAGCCAATTTTCAACGTAGCCGAAGAGGTCGTCGGCTACGAAGTCGCCCACCGACCGGCCGGCGGAACCGACTTTCCCGAGGTCGCCCCCAAGGACGTGGACGCGCGAGTGCTCGTGGAGGCTGTGATGGGAGCCGGCCTCAAACGCCTCGGCGAAGGGCGCCGCGTGTTTATGAAAGTCACTCCCGAGGTACTGACCAGCGAAACCATCGGCTTGATCTCACCCGGCACGATCGTATTTGAGATTGACGCCGCCGACCCAGTTGATGCCACGCTCTTTGAAGCCTGTACCTCACTCCGCGCCGCTGGGCATAAGCTCTCGCTGGGCAACTATGCGTGCGATGCTCCTGGGGACGCCCTGCTTTCTCTGATGCATGCCGTCAAGCTGCGCGTCGGCCAGCGTTCCGACCTCGAGCTCGCGCCGGCCGCCACGCGCGCCACGCAGCAAGGGCGCATTCTCATTGCCGAACAGGTGCACGAGCGTGGCACGCGCGACCGGTGCGTGGCCCTTGGCGTTCGTTTTTTTCAGGGCTACGGGTTCACGCAACCGGAGACCGTGGTGCGCCGCGATCTCGACATGAACCATCTCGCCATCTTCCATGCGATGCGCGATCTGCTCGATCCCACCATCAGCGATCGTGAGATTGAGCACGTCTTCGCGCGCGACGTGCACCTGTCGTACCGCCTGTTGCGCATTGTGAACTCCGCCGCCGTTGGCGGAACGGAAATCTGGTCCATCGCGCACGCCATTCGGTTGCTCGGCCGCGTCGCGTTGTATCGGTGGCTCTCGATGTGCCTGCTCGCCTCGCACAGCGGACGGGGCGTCACGGAGGAACTCCACCGCGCCACGCTCGTGCGGGCGCACTGGTGCGAGTCGCTGGCGGCCGCGTGTGGCGTGCCGCGTGCGGCGCCCTCCCTGTTTCTCGTGGGGCTGTTCTCCCTGCTCGACGTCATCACCGGTGTGACGATGCCGGATCTCCTGCGGCAAATCCAACCCGCCTCCGACGTGCGCGCTGCGCTCCTCGAGCGCCGTGACTGGTTTGGCGCCGCCCTAGCGCTTGTGGAGGCTTGGGAGGATGGCGACTGGCCAGAGGTGCTCAATCGGTCAGCGGAACTCGGTGTCGCCCCCACGGCGCTCCCCACGCTCTACCGCGAGGCGCTCGATTGGGCGGATGCCCAGAGCGCCATG
The genomic region above belongs to Gemmatimonadota bacterium and contains:
- a CDS encoding HDOD domain-containing protein; its protein translation is MELFFARQPIFNVAEEVVGYEVAHRPAGGTDFPEVAPKDVDARVLVEAVMGAGLKRLGEGRRVFMKVTPEVLTSETIGLISPGTIVFEIDAADPVDATLFEACTSLRAAGHKLSLGNYACDAPGDALLSLMHAVKLRVGQRSDLELAPAATRATQQGRILIAEQVHERGTRDRCVALGVRFFQGYGFTQPETVVRRDLDMNHLAIFHAMRDLLDPTISDREIEHVFARDVHLSYRLLRIVNSAAVGGTEIWSIAHAIRLLGRVALYRWLSMCLLASHSGRGVTEELHRATLVRAHWCESLAAACGVPRAAPSLFLVGLFSLLDVITGVTMPDLLRQIQPASDVRAALLERRDWFGAALALVEAWEDGDWPEVLNRSAELGVAPTALPTLYREALDWADAQSAMAAAAAAAAAA
- a CDS encoding ATP-binding protein yields the protein MTDLPPVLPVRPRRSLRPLWIGLMYGSVVLTATGVIGGTIRFSMRKVLFDDVHEYLRSTAETAASLVDGELHAGLRAREQESSAAYIEAVRPLQHLLDGNPSIKRVVTGVVVGDSIRFILDATPRGKLSADGVEEHVELGRMDVAPPQLLQMWKDRTVVVEPMPRPADWARGVRANAPILTKDGRITGFVGITLSVDRYDDRIGRLDRIVTIGITVGVLLALISGFAAYRVERSRVDAETELTAAKMAAEASARAKGEFLANMSHEIRTPLHGVLGMSEALLASAHTEADRRSLEVINKSASSLLGILNDILDYSKLEAGRVDLVNAPFDPRALLDDVSDLFAVKAEEQGLDIAVRETIRAERWPVGDAARLKQVLLNLVGNAVKFTEHGAVRVDLETVMIGRQTIALRVGVKDTGIGISPEVQQRLFEQFQQGEASTARRFGGTGLGLAISRQLVILMGGTLSVKSTPGTGTEFTVDLQLPAAATAREVPLHGRLPNTARALICCASALTRDALSEMLGRAGIAAEMAPDLDAMRATLASGRRFTVLIADAPAQPDSSPPLIDPSLEHPPLVLLSGLHQPLNNSQLSALGSEAQLRRPVREDHLQSLLDELADGRVRAVVVPRVEPSEPASEPASGRAAEPATEPIKAPAPPVTAKSGKVPAAVAAPSADRPRILVVDDVELNLMVARAMLGSIGAEVISANGGGVALDLLAKQKFSLVFMDCHMPEIDGYEVTRRVRGAAGINQTTPIVALSASAFAEDRQRALDSGMNDFAPKPIELNGLRFVLERWIPGYATSATPAAPATAKPKS
- a CDS encoding DUF4136 domain-containing protein — protein: MTTSRLVLTLVAVAAVAAVAACGPAVTITRDASLPIYPRTTYAWGAVDGPRTAAERDAREVNDSVRARIVRAIDAELALRGFQRVAFDRAQLVVHYHIGVQQRVDTLRSVPACDGKPCIDGVMSWGFWGAPEASLREVPYAEGSLMLDFLTQPALKLAWRGHIAAEVTDRSSSEAVIRRGIARLLRDFPGAP